A single region of the Amphiprion ocellaris isolate individual 3 ecotype Okinawa chromosome 4, ASM2253959v1, whole genome shotgun sequence genome encodes:
- the fbxo8 gene encoding F-box only protein 8 isoform X1, whose amino-acid sequence MSVVSIEQMGQVLWRLPPRQQQQLQEELADHLADRGGGRREQGRDGGPQRRAPQHCYGPDIYHLLRTRRGGKEQHGFIDLEMLPPELGITILSYLNATDLCLAGCVWQDLGNDEYLWQGLCKSTWGHCSIYNRRLPAGFSYRRLYLQLDEGSLTFNANPQEGISYFMSKGILVDHPTELAKFIFYTRRLNWKMLRIYLDERRDVLDELVTLHNFSNQFLPNALRDFFRHIHAPEERGEYLETLITKFSHRFCACNPGLVRELGLSPDAVYVLCYSLILLSIDLTSPHVKNKMSKREFIRNTRRAAHNVSDDFVGHLYDNIYLIGHVAA is encoded by the exons ATGGGTCAGGTACTGTGGAGGCTGCCTCCcagacaacagcagcagctacaggaAGAGCTAGCCGACCACCTAGCTGACcgtggaggaggaagacgagagcAAG GGAGAGATGGTGGTCCTCAGAGAAGAGCTCCACAGCACTGCTATGGCCCCGACATCTACCATCTGCTGAGAACACGCAGAGGAG GTAAAGAACAACATGGTTTTATAGATTTAGAGATGCTGCCACCTGAATTAGGTATCACAATACTGTCGTACCTGAATGCTACTGATCTGTGCCTGGCCGGCTGTGTGTGGCAAGACCTGGGAAATGATGAATATTTATGGCAGGG ATTATGCAAGTCCACATGGGGACACTGCTCCATCTATAACAGAAGATTACCTGCTGGTTTCTCATATAGAAGGCTATACCTACAACTGGATGAAGGCAGCCTGACATTCAATGCTAACCCACAGGAG GGTATCAGTTATTTCATGTCTAAAGGTATACTGGTGGATCATCCGACTGAGCTGGCTAAGTTCATTTTCTACACCAGACGTCTCAACTGGAAGATGCTGAGGATTTACCTGGATGAAAg GCGGGATGTCTTGGACGAGTTGGTGACCCTACATAACTTCAGTAACCAGTTCCTCCCGAACGCACTGCGGGATTTCTTCAGACACATCCACGCTccagaggagaggggagagtaTCTGGAAACCCTCATCACCAAGTTCAGCCATAGGTTTTGCGCCTGTAACCCTGGCCTTGTCCGAGAGCTGGGTCTCAGTCCAG ATGCTGTGTACGTGCTGTGCTACAGTCTGATCCTACTGTCCATTGACCTCACCAGCCCACacgtgaaaaacaaaatgtcaaagagGGAGTTTATCAGGAACACTCGGAGAGCAGCACATAATGTTTCGGACGACTTCGTAGGCCACCTCTATGATAACATATACCTGATTGGCCACGTGGCTGCATAG
- the fbxo8 gene encoding F-box only protein 8 isoform X2 has protein sequence MGQVLWRLPPRQQQQLQEELADHLADRGGGRREQGRDGGPQRRAPQHCYGPDIYHLLRTRRGGKEQHGFIDLEMLPPELGITILSYLNATDLCLAGCVWQDLGNDEYLWQGLCKSTWGHCSIYNRRLPAGFSYRRLYLQLDEGSLTFNANPQEGISYFMSKGILVDHPTELAKFIFYTRRLNWKMLRIYLDERRDVLDELVTLHNFSNQFLPNALRDFFRHIHAPEERGEYLETLITKFSHRFCACNPGLVRELGLSPDAVYVLCYSLILLSIDLTSPHVKNKMSKREFIRNTRRAAHNVSDDFVGHLYDNIYLIGHVAA, from the exons ATGGGTCAGGTACTGTGGAGGCTGCCTCCcagacaacagcagcagctacaggaAGAGCTAGCCGACCACCTAGCTGACcgtggaggaggaagacgagagcAAG GGAGAGATGGTGGTCCTCAGAGAAGAGCTCCACAGCACTGCTATGGCCCCGACATCTACCATCTGCTGAGAACACGCAGAGGAG GTAAAGAACAACATGGTTTTATAGATTTAGAGATGCTGCCACCTGAATTAGGTATCACAATACTGTCGTACCTGAATGCTACTGATCTGTGCCTGGCCGGCTGTGTGTGGCAAGACCTGGGAAATGATGAATATTTATGGCAGGG ATTATGCAAGTCCACATGGGGACACTGCTCCATCTATAACAGAAGATTACCTGCTGGTTTCTCATATAGAAGGCTATACCTACAACTGGATGAAGGCAGCCTGACATTCAATGCTAACCCACAGGAG GGTATCAGTTATTTCATGTCTAAAGGTATACTGGTGGATCATCCGACTGAGCTGGCTAAGTTCATTTTCTACACCAGACGTCTCAACTGGAAGATGCTGAGGATTTACCTGGATGAAAg GCGGGATGTCTTGGACGAGTTGGTGACCCTACATAACTTCAGTAACCAGTTCCTCCCGAACGCACTGCGGGATTTCTTCAGACACATCCACGCTccagaggagaggggagagtaTCTGGAAACCCTCATCACCAAGTTCAGCCATAGGTTTTGCGCCTGTAACCCTGGCCTTGTCCGAGAGCTGGGTCTCAGTCCAG ATGCTGTGTACGTGCTGTGCTACAGTCTGATCCTACTGTCCATTGACCTCACCAGCCCACacgtgaaaaacaaaatgtcaaagagGGAGTTTATCAGGAACACTCGGAGAGCAGCACATAATGTTTCGGACGACTTCGTAGGCCACCTCTATGATAACATATACCTGATTGGCCACGTGGCTGCATAG